TACGTGGCTAGAACCACCCCGAGGATCCCGCTGCCAGTACAGGTGTCGGCGAATCTGAAAATCGATTCAGGAGTGAACCACTCTCGGACGGCATCGATGATCGTCTCCGTTTCCGGGCGAGGGATGAGTACCCCGGGACGAACATGAAAATCCAGACCGTAAAATTCTTTACACCCCACGATATAGGCCACGGGCTCAAACTTGGACCGGCGCTCAAGCCGAATGGCAATGCGTCGCAGTTCCTCTGCCTGGATCCAGCGGTCGTGTTGCAGATACAACTCAAGCCGGGACACGCTCAGGGCATCAGCGACGAGAATTTCAGCGTCAAGACGGGCCGAGTCGATCCCTGCTTGGCGCAATATCCCTGTCGCGGCCCGAAGGACGGCGCTAAGGGGGCCCGGCTGGCATAATATTTCGGAAAAGATGGAGTCGTTCAAAGGCGGGATTATTCTTCGGCCTGCGCGCGAAGGGCTTCAGCCTGGTCATGCTGGACCAAGGGTTCGATGACCTCGTCCATATTGCCGGCCAGCACATTTTCCAGGCTGTAGAGGGTCAAATTGATGCGATGGTCTGTAATCCGCCCTTGGGGAAAATTGTAGGTCCGGATGCGTTCAGACCGATCACCACTGCCGACCTGGGATCGCCTGCTAGCGTCGAGTTCCTTTTTGGCCTCTTCCTGTTTGGCCTTCAGAATCCGTGACCGAAGGACCTTCATGGCCTTGGCCTTATTCTTGTGCTGGGATTTCTCATCCTGGCAGGAGACGACCACACCAGAAGGGATATGGGTGATGCGCACCGCAGAATCAGTGGTGTTCACACTTTGCCCGCCGGGGCCTGAGGCTCGAAAGTAATCAATTCGCAATTCTGAAGGATCGATCTCCACATCGACTTCCTCAGCTTCCGGCAAAATGGCCACTGTTACCGCCGAGGTATGGATCCGCCCCTGAGACTCGGTACTCGGGACACGCTGGACACGGTGAACACCGGACTCATATTTCAATCGACTGTACACCGAGGCCCCAGAAATCGATGCGATGACTTCCTTCATCCCCCCGGATCCAGTCGGATGGGAATTCATGAGTTCAACTTTCCAGTGCATGGTTTCCGCGTACCGAGTATACATGCGGAGCAGATCAGCAACAAACAGCGCCGCCTCTTCACCGCCGGTTCCAGCCCGGATTTCCAGAATGATATTCTTGTCATCCATGGGGTCCTTTGGCAGCAAGAGCTTTTGCAACCGGGCGTGGAGTTCCTCCTGACGGGTTTCCAAAGCGCTCAGCTCCTCTTTGGCGAGCTCGCGCAACTCCTGATCCCCGTCGGACAGGACGTCCTGATTTTCCTCAATACCGGTGAGCACTTCCTTGTACTCCCGATAAACGGAAATAATCTCCCCGAGGTCGGCGTGGGCCTTGGCCAGCTCCGCATAGCGTTGCTGATCCTGCAGGACATCGCTCGAACTCAGTTCCTGTTCGATTTCGGCGTAACGCTCTTCAATGCTATCCAACTTGGCAAACATTGCGGTCCCTATCCTCGTCACCCCACTTGAGACACACGGCAGGCTCAGTGGGATTTGAAAAAAAAGACCCCGCCCGAGACGGGGTCTTGTTGTTATTTTTGCTTCTTGGCATTTTCGAACTGGGCGTATTTCTTGCGAAAACGGTCGATTCGACCCGCCGTATCCACAAACCGCTGCTTTCCGGTATAAAAGGGATGGCAATGGGAGCAAATTTCCACCTGGATTTCTTCGCCCCATGTGGACTGGGCCTCGACCTCAAAGCCGCACGAGCAGGTGATCTTAGCCTGATGCACCTTGGGATGGATGCCGTCTTTCATCGTGTCCTCCGTATCAAGACAAACATGATTTACTAGGGATGGGCGCGCGCTGCCCCAAAATACGCGACATGGAAATATTACAATTTAGCCACTGTTCGCCTTTTTGGCAAGCACTTCGTAACCACCCGGAATAGCGGCTAAGTATAAAAAAAAGAAAGGGAGAAGAGACGGGAAGAGGCTACCGGTTGCGCGATTGCTGGTAGCTTATATTAAAGGCAACGGAAAAGAGGTGGTGGACAAAGTCCACATATTCGACAGCCACGCTCGAGGGAACAGAAAGTCGAGCCGGGGCGAAATTGACAATGCCCTTCACCCCTGCTTCGGTCAAATAGTTGGCTGCCCGTTGAGCGCGCTCCGCTGGTGTGGTGATGATGCCGATTTCAATTCCCAACTCCTGCACTTTCTCGCTCAGACGTCGGGAACAGATAACTTCCAGGCCAGCAACAACCTCACCGATCTTGAACGGGTCACAATCAAAGGCACCGACGATGATAAAGCCACGCTTGCGGAACACGCTGTAGCGCAAAAGCGAACGTCCCAAATTGCCCACCCCTACCAGAGCGACATTCCAGGTCCGGTCAATACCCAAAGACTGGCGGATAGCGGTCAGCAGATCCTGGACATAATACCCCACCCCTCGGACGCCGAATTCGCCGAAGTACGCAAGATCTTTTCGGATCTGAGAAGGATTCACCCCGCAGGCTTTGGCCAGCCCCTCCGAAGAAACCACGTTTTGCTTTTCCTGAAGAAAATTCTCCAAGACCTGAACGTAGACGGCAAGCCGCTGGATGGTGGCCCGAGGGATATGTTCGCTTTTAATCGATTTGCCCATTTGCTCTAAATTTCACAATCACGTGGATGGGAAAGGGGGCTGCGGGACAGCCCCCTTAACAATTCTGCTACACCGCGACCTACAGGAAGGGGTTGGCGAAGAGCAGGATCAAGTTCACGACCAGGGCGTAAATCGCCAAGGACTCGATCATGGCCAAGCCGACCAGCATGGTCACAGTGATCTTCCCGCTAGCTTCGGGGTTGCGGGCGGTTCCTTCACAAGCGGCCTTCAGGCCAAGGCCCTGGGCAACACCGCAACCGGCGGCGGCGATAGCCATACCAATGGCGGTGGCCATGGAAGTCATGGAAATAACTTCCGGAGTAGCTTCTGCTGCGAAAGCAGCGCCGGCGATGGCAACCAAAGCAACCGTGTTCAGAGCGGTCAGGAGAAATTTACGCATTTTTCTTCGTCCTCCTTACATATGATTATTGTGGCCAAAAGCCATTTCCCCATTAGTGGGCTTCTTCAAAAGCACCTTTCAGATAAACCATACTCAGCATGAAGAAGATAAAAGCCTGGATACTTTTAACCAGGATAAAGAGAAAATAAATGGGCAGCGTGGAAATCACAGGCAACAAGAAGAACAGAAGCAACAGAACGAGTTCTTCACCCTTGATATTCCCAAAAAGCCGGACTGCCAGTGACAAGGGGCGAGACAAGTGACTGATGATTTCAATGATAAACATCAGCGGAGCAAGCGCCAGAACTGGCCCCATAAAATGCTTGATGTACCCAACCCCATGAAGCTTAAAGCCCCAATAGTTGTAATAAAAGAAGACGAAAACCGCCATCGCAGCGTTGTTGTTGATATTCGCCGTCGAGGCGTCCGTCCCTGGAATAAGGCCCATCAAATTACAAACCAGAATGTAGATGAACAGCGTCGCCAGGACGGGAAAGACTTTTCTCCCTGGCTCCCCCATATTTTCGACGACAAAATCTTCGAGCCCGCCGATGAGGGTCTCAAAAAAGTTTTGCACCCTCCCCGGAACGAGAGAGAGATTGCGTGTCGCCAGCCACCCCATTCCAATCAACACGGCCATGGCGATCCAGGAGTAGACAATGTGGTGCGGAATGTGGATGCCCACCGCCTCAAAGGCATCTACAATCACCACCGGATGCATGTTTGCAGCCATCTCGCTTACGCCTCCTTATCTTACGCGTCCTACCATTTTTCCAGCACCCCAGAGAAGTATATTGACCACGGCTGTGGACAAGCCGGCCAAAAGGGCCGGTATTGAAGCTTGAGCAAAAACAATGAGCACGAAAAGGATCCCCGCCAGGGCCCCGAGACGGATATAAAAACCGCTTAACAGCGCTGTCACCGCCCCTTTTTGCATGCGCACCAGCTCAGCGATAAACCGGGCCAAAAAGTAGAAATTGGCCGTGATGAGCCCAGCGCCGATGGCAAAATCTATTGCCCAACGTTCCCCTTGGGCTACCAGGAGGAGAACCACGCTCATCAAGCCGGCCACATAGAGCTGATTACGCACCAACTCCCGTACTTCCGGCTCGGCAAATCCCCGCCGAAACAGCCACCCCTCAATGCGACGATTGATCTTTGTTGTCATCGCGGGGCGTGCCCTGCTTTTGAATTTTCCGGAATTCCCAGAGCATGTTCTTGAATCCCGCAGCTATCCCAAAGAGCAAAAAAATCAGTGTCATCCACGGCTTGATTCCCAGCCACTTATCCAGATAAATCCCGATGACCAGCCCGACGACTGTACCGCTGACCAGATGGATGCCCATCATGCTCGCCCGGCCGAGATTGTTTATATAGTCTTTGTCATCTATCTTGAATATTTTCTTAAAGACCATGAGTCCAACCGGGTAAAGCCCTTCGTGCATTCATTCACAAGACGTGAGCCGTGCTAGCACACCTCTTTTGACAAAGTCAACGACCATCCCATTATAAATTCACATTTATCCCGGCAATACGCTGAATTCAGGAGCTTCTCGCATGCATTGACGGGTATCGCTTGCCGGGCGCTTGAGAACTTTCGCGCAAGCAGCCACCGTGTAGCTTGGAAAGTCTTCGTTGACAAGCCTCTCGCTCGCGGGCACTTCTTGACAAGTGCCACGAATGGGGCTCGAAACCGAGTCCAATAAGGAGAGAGCATGTCCAAAGCCTGGATCCGGAGCAAGCGAGAAGAATTTGTTCGTGATGTCTTTCGGGATTTTTGCCAGATCCACTTTTATTTTGATCAAGAATTCCAAAACTACGAACAGACCGGGGCCGTCGATTTTGTCTTCATGCGCGACCTGCTGGGCGAAGAGACGAATAAAGGTCTGCTCTGGCGGCTCAAGGACACCGCCCATCTTCTTTTTCGCAACTACCCGTCACCGATAACCATTTGCCAATTTCTGGACTGGGCGATTGGATATATCTTCCACGAATCCATCAAGCTCAAGGAAGATGCCTACCAGCAGCAAAATTACGGACCCTGGTTTCAACAGATCCAGCAATGCCGGGAGGTCTCCTCCGAAGAACTCGCTTTAAGCCAGGAATTGCTGGCCATTGTTGATCAGACCCGGGAAAGCATCTCCCGTGAAGTTTCCCGGATTCGGTTCATTCTTGTCCGCTGTCGCCGCATGTTTCGGTTGTTTCTTGTGTTGCACAGGGACAACAAGCTCTTGGCGCGCTTGTTGTATGACCGCAAAGATTTGATCCACTCCATATATAGCCAGGAAGAACTCGCGGCCCTCTTGGACAGCCTTTACCCACAAGCACCTGAAAAAATGTATATTTTGGCTTCCCAAAGCCTTCGACAGGGCGGCTGGTTCGAAAATGCCGCTCGCGCTCTGGACAAGGCCCTGCAGATCAATCCGGAGAATTCAGCCGCCTTGCAAGAGAAACAATTTGTTGCTAAACAACAAGGGCAGTTACGGTTCTAGCATTTAACCTCCGTCCGGCGCCCAAAAGTGCCGAATGGACTGGTTCACACCATCGAGGAAGGAGAGGCGAAAAATGAAAAGATCTATCTGGGCCATTTTGCTTGTACTTGTTATTTTCAGTGTCGGATGTGCCTCAAAAAAAGTCACCTCTACCCCGAGCCAACCTGAACCGGAAAAAGAGGTGCAGCAACCTCAAGAGCCGGAACCCAAGCAGGAAGTGACAATCAGCGAACCGGAACCGCCTGCGCCCACCCCCATGGAATTGTACGCGGACAAATACGCCTCGTTGCCGACCCAGCACAAGGTCGAAAAAGGGGAATGTCTGTGGTGGATTGCCGAATACAAGCAAATCTACAACGATCCCTTTATGTGGCCCCTTATCTATAAAGCCAACCGGGATCAGATCCAGGATCCTGACCTGATCTATCCCAACCAGGTCTTTTCGATCCCCCGTGATTTCTCCAAGAACCAACTCACTGAAAGCCGCCGCCAAGCCGGGGCCCCTAAACCATATCTGCCCCCGCGCGACGCCAATGTACCGGCAGACATGCGCAGCGAACTCGGCTGGGGCTTCTAGAAGTCGTACCAGACGCGCCTGAACAAGACCCCGGTCGACATCGCGTCAACCGGGGTCTTTTCCTTTGCTCGGCCCGGGAACATTCTGGCGGGGAACGACACGTACAGCCCTTTCACTTCATACTGCTCCATGCGCTTTCTGCCAGCCGCGCAGGTCCCCGAAGAGCTTCACTGACCACAATTCTCGTGCGTTTTTCTGGGCCGGGGCAGAGGCCATAAATACCCAAACGCCCAGCAACCACTGTGAAGAGCTGGCGCCCTGATTGATGAGAGTTGAAATACCCCTTGCCTCGAAACGGAATCCGGCCCTTCCCCCCACAAGCACTGGTACGCTGCCTTTCCTTGTCCGTTCTCGCAGAGCGTGGCAATTCCCGAGCAGAGGCAAACGGGCATTTCATTCCTCTTGCTCTTCGGACCAGGACCGGCACCTCAATCGATTCCCCGTGAACTTGATTCGATAAGGAGATCGGACACAATGACTTCGAAATTTCTCCACCTCAAACGCCCTACCCCGGCTTTGGAAATGAAGAACAGATCTGAGCCCGAACTCTTTCGGGATCTCTATCCGTATAAACGGGTCAGCCGGACAAGCTTTGACGACACCTTTGTCATGCACCGGCCAGCCGAACCCATGTTTATCACCGATACCACCTTTCGGGACGGGCAGCAGGCTCGCCCGCCCTACTCCGTGGCCCAGATCAGCCGGATTTACGACATGCTCCATAAACTCGGCGGGTACAGCGGTCTGATCAGGCAATGCGAATTTTTTCTCTACTCCCAAAAAGACCGCCGGGCTGTAGAGACCTGTCTGGCCAAATCCTATACCTTTCCGGAGATCACCGCCTGGATCAGGGCCAACACGGATGACCTCAAACTGGTCCGGTCCATGGGGATCAAGGAGACCGGTATGCTCACATCGGTCTCCGATTACCACATCTATCTCAAACTCGGCAAAGACCGCGCCCAGGCCATGCAGGATTACCTTGAGGTCATTGAAAAAGCCTTGGAGATGGGCATCACTCCTCGCTGCCACTTTGAAGACATCACTCGCGCGGACATCTACGGCTTTTGCCTCCCCTTTGCCCGCAAGCTGATGGACCTCTCCAAGCAAAGCGGCCTCCCGGTCAAGATCCGCCTCTGCGACACCATGGGCTACGGCGTGCCTTATCCTGGTGCCGCCCTGCCCCGCAGCGTAGCCAAAATCGTCAGGGCCTTTACCGATGAGGCTGAGGTACCTGGGCAATGGCTGGAATGGCACGGGCACAATGATTTCCATAAGGGATTGATTAACGCGGTCACCGCCTGGCTCTATGGATGTTCCGGCGCCAATGGAACCCTTCTTGGGTTTGGAGAGCGGACAGGCAATGCCCCTGTCGAGGCTTTGGTCCTGGAATACATTTCTCTGACCGGCGACGACGATGTGGCCTACACCCCGAGTATCGCTGAAATCGCCGACTACTTCGAAAAAGAACTCGATTACGCCATCCCACCCAACTACCCCTTTGTCGGGCGGGACTTCAACGCCACCAGCGCCGGAATCCATGTCGACGGATTGGCCAAAAACGAAGAGATCTACAATATTTTCGACACCCGCCACATCCTCGGCCGCAGCGTGCCGATCATTATCACCGACAAGACCGGGCGGGCCGGGGTCGCGTATTGGATCAACCACAACCTGGAATTGCCCAAAGAAAAACAGGTCAGCAAAAGCCATCCGGCCGTTGGCAAAATCCATAAGAAGATCATGGAAGCCTACGAACAAGGCCGGACGACCTCGTTTTCTCACGAAGAAATGCACGGTCTGGTCAAACGGTATCTCCCCGAACTTGAATCTTCGGAATTCGATCACCTCAAAGAAATGGCCCAGAATCTGGCCACGAAGATCTTTTATCGCTTGGCAATGGACTCGAATATCCGGAGCCTGGGCTCGCGATCCGTGGCAGCCCGCATGAACTCCTTTTTGGAGCACTACCCCTTCTTCCAGTACATCTATCTGACCGACACCCAGGGCAATCTCATCACTTGGCAGGTCAGCCATCCGGAAGACAAGACCCTGTACCGCAACAAACTCGTTGACCAGAATTTCTCGGATCGGGAATGGTTCCAGCAACCGATGAACACCGGGGAAATGCACATTACTGATTTCTACCGTTCCATGTTTTCCGGGAAGCTGTGCCTGACGATTTCCGCTCCGGTCCTGGACAAAAACGACGACATCACGGCCATCCTCGGCGGCGATATCCGTTTCGAAGAGTTGATCAAACTCCACGAAGCCATCGACAATGAGGAACGGCTCAAAGCCGAGCCCAATGGGGAGAACGACCC
The sequence above is drawn from the Desulfohalobium retbaense DSM 5692 genome and encodes:
- the prfA gene encoding peptide chain release factor 1; protein product: MFAKLDSIEERYAEIEQELSSSDVLQDQQRYAELAKAHADLGEIISVYREYKEVLTGIEENQDVLSDGDQELRELAKEELSALETRQEELHARLQKLLLPKDPMDDKNIILEIRAGTGGEEAALFVADLLRMYTRYAETMHWKVELMNSHPTGSGGMKEVIASISGASVYSRLKYESGVHRVQRVPSTESQGRIHTSAVTVAILPEAEEVDVEIDPSELRIDYFRASGPGGQSVNTTDSAVRITHIPSGVVVSCQDEKSQHKNKAKAMKVLRSRILKAKQEEAKKELDASRRSQVGSGDRSERIRTYNFPQGRITDHRINLTLYSLENVLAGNMDEVIEPLVQHDQAEALRAQAEE
- the rpmE gene encoding 50S ribosomal protein L31, whose translation is MKDGIHPKVHQAKITCSCGFEVEAQSTWGEEIQVEICSHCHPFYTGKQRFVDTAGRIDRFRKKYAQFENAKKQK
- a CDS encoding redox-sensing transcriptional repressor Rex yields the protein MGKSIKSEHIPRATIQRLAVYVQVLENFLQEKQNVVSSEGLAKACGVNPSQIRKDLAYFGEFGVRGVGYYVQDLLTAIRQSLGIDRTWNVALVGVGNLGRSLLRYSVFRKRGFIIVGAFDCDPFKIGEVVAGLEVICSRRLSEKVQELGIEIGIITTPAERAQRAANYLTEAGVKGIVNFAPARLSVPSSVAVEYVDFVHHLFSVAFNISYQQSRNR
- the atpE gene encoding ATP synthase F0 subunit C, which encodes MRKFLLTALNTVALVAIAGAAFAAEATPEVISMTSMATAIGMAIAAAGCGVAQGLGLKAACEGTARNPEASGKITVTMLVGLAMIESLAIYALVVNLILLFANPFL
- the atpB gene encoding F0F1 ATP synthase subunit A codes for the protein MAANMHPVVIVDAFEAVGIHIPHHIVYSWIAMAVLIGMGWLATRNLSLVPGRVQNFFETLIGGLEDFVVENMGEPGRKVFPVLATLFIYILVCNLMGLIPGTDASTANINNNAAMAVFVFFYYNYWGFKLHGVGYIKHFMGPVLALAPLMFIIEIISHLSRPLSLAVRLFGNIKGEELVLLLLFFLLPVISTLPIYFLFILVKSIQAFIFFMLSMVYLKGAFEEAH
- a CDS encoding ATP synthase subunit I, translating into MTTKINRRIEGWLFRRGFAEPEVRELVRNQLYVAGLMSVVLLLVAQGERWAIDFAIGAGLITANFYFLARFIAELVRMQKGAVTALLSGFYIRLGALAGILFVLIVFAQASIPALLAGLSTAVVNILLWGAGKMVGRVR
- a CDS encoding AtpZ/AtpI family protein, with product MHEGLYPVGLMVFKKIFKIDDKDYINNLGRASMMGIHLVSGTVVGLVIGIYLDKWLGIKPWMTLIFLLFGIAAGFKNMLWEFRKIQKQGTPRDDNKDQSSH
- a CDS encoding LysM peptidoglycan-binding domain-containing protein, producing MKRSIWAILLVLVIFSVGCASKKVTSTPSQPEPEKEVQQPQEPEPKQEVTISEPEPPAPTPMELYADKYASLPTQHKVEKGECLWWIAEYKQIYNDPFMWPLIYKANRDQIQDPDLIYPNQVFSIPRDFSKNQLTESRRQAGAPKPYLPPRDANVPADMRSELGWGF
- a CDS encoding triose-phosphate isomerase, whose amino-acid sequence is MTSKFLHLKRPTPALEMKNRSEPELFRDLYPYKRVSRTSFDDTFVMHRPAEPMFITDTTFRDGQQARPPYSVAQISRIYDMLHKLGGYSGLIRQCEFFLYSQKDRRAVETCLAKSYTFPEITAWIRANTDDLKLVRSMGIKETGMLTSVSDYHIYLKLGKDRAQAMQDYLEVIEKALEMGITPRCHFEDITRADIYGFCLPFARKLMDLSKQSGLPVKIRLCDTMGYGVPYPGAALPRSVAKIVRAFTDEAEVPGQWLEWHGHNDFHKGLINAVTAWLYGCSGANGTLLGFGERTGNAPVEALVLEYISLTGDDDVAYTPSIAEIADYFEKELDYAIPPNYPFVGRDFNATSAGIHVDGLAKNEEIYNIFDTRHILGRSVPIIITDKTGRAGVAYWINHNLELPKEKQVSKSHPAVGKIHKKIMEAYEQGRTTSFSHEEMHGLVKRYLPELESSEFDHLKEMAQNLATKIFYRLAMDSNIRSLGSRSVAARMNSFLEHYPFFQYIYLTDTQGNLITWQVSHPEDKTLYRNKLVDQNFSDREWFQQPMNTGEMHITDFYRSMFSGKLCLTISAPVLDKNDDITAILGGDIRFEELIKLHEAIDNEERLKAEPNGENDPAQK